The genomic segment ATATTTTTGGTACATAAATAAAACGATCTGCATATTTTACAAACAAAAAATTCTGAAATTCCGAGATCGGCAAGGAAGAAAGGTCAAACAAAAGGCCAATATTTCCGACGTGAACGACTTCACCGTTCATCGTCCCGTAACGAGATCCATAAGATATGGGCCCCCTTGGATGTACGGAAGCATGCTACCTTTTTTCAACCCGATGGTTATTTTTACAGAGGGGAAACAGAATCATACTGAAAATCCTTGTTGTTGGATTTATCTTAGAGTCAGAGTATGGAGCCGAGGAAAAGACTGATTCAGCTATGACACAACAGCCCAATGACCAGAGAAATGACATTGGTTTACAATAGATATGTTAGTGGCGTCATCTTTTAGCCATACGGTTCCGACAGCTACGTATTACAAAAAGATATGAATTAgcaagtaaaaattttaaaagatacAATTACATACAAAGCGTATTTCTTGAATTATTAATGGTTCCTGTAGAGCCAACAACATGATAAGAGGATTCATCACTAATTGCAAGTTTATCGAGTCAAAAGGGTCAGAGGTCAAATTATCCGCCGTCTTCACAAAATTAAGGaaaaaatacaagagaaaataGTAGGGGAACTCACTCGATCATTTGTATAAAAATCTTGACGAAGAATTGAAGAAGTCCCAGGAATTAAGATGCACAATTCCATGAGAGCTCTAAGTCTGCCATCAAGGAAAAAACAGATCACTTGAGAGAGCTATAACCATCTATCAATGAGGGAAGTGATAACATTACAAATGTTTGCCATGTGTAAAGCAACAGTTGTCAAAACTGTATGGTGCACATATGTTAGTTAATTATGAAATCAAACGAACAAGCGACCAAAGAAAATGCATAGATCAACAGTTGTCACTTGTGATACCAAATTGGTATCCTTTTTTCACCTCAATATTGGCGCATGTTATGATGCATACATATACGTGTGTCAGTTATTTCAAAATGACCATGTAAATCATCTGATAGCAAAACAGCCACGTCTCCAAAAATTCCATATGCCATTTACTAAGAAATTGAAAATATAGGGAAAAGCACCTTGTGACAGATGTTTTCTTATTCAATTAGGCCTGACAATTTAAAGGTAATATATCTGAAATCATTCAGTCACAAATGTGTAGTGTGGAAGCTGAGTCATGATTATTACATGTAACAGATGCCAAATGACGCAGTTCACAATATTACTTCACATGATTCATAGTCGCAAAAAGTTAATAATAATGATCAGGACTTACTTGTAAGCAAGCTCTTTCAAGTTAtcattccaacctttcaggTGCTGATCTAAAAGTACACGTGTTATAGAATTTATCTGAAACACATTTGGCGACCCTAAAATCAACTCCAACATCACAATCCCAACACTCCACATGTCATACCTATCCAAGAAAACAGTTTATTGATGGAAGTAAGATAAATTTAATCATCTTATAGTGTTCAAGAAAAATCATGCAATTCTGAGGTTTAAAACCAATTCCTTTCAAAAGGCTGTATATTTTTAGAGGTATGGGCTCCGATTCcacatttttctttcaaacaattcatatcaattcccacaaagGTGAAGTTAATTTATCTACTAATTATAACTATACATAGTTCATCAGTATCTTTTTATGCAAGTGGGAACTCTAACTCAGGCTAACAGATTGAAATAAACACCTTCCATCAACATTTCAAGTCATGAATGAAAACcattaatttcaaaaaaaaacgaGACTCCGCTCGTCAGGTGATTCACTGTTAATTAAATTACGCCAAACAAAAAAAGTCAATTAACAAATTCACTGATGCAGTATAGCTTATTGAATTCCACAGAAAGTAAGCATACTTCACTGTGATGCTCGACGGCCATTTGTACCAACTCACATTTAGAAAAGCTTCTGGTGGAGCATAATCGACAGTTTGTTCGGCGCTGAAAGTTAGAAAACAAACATATGTCAATCATTCAGCACGAAACAGAACAATTGCTTTTGTAGACAAACCACGTGAACAAGGAAGGTGGTAAGGATGAGCTGACATGTCAACATATCTCCCTAAAAGTGTGGAAAAATGGGAATAGAACCTCAAAGATTAACAAAATGAAagcaacataaaaatatttttcagtgTCGTAAATGGCAGGAGGCGGTGGCGGGAGGTATAAAGTTCCCAGTGTTGTAAATGGCAGTAGGAAATGGCGGTACGCGGTGGCAGGGTGGTCAGTGACCGCCTACTGCTTCGGCCGCCTAGgctgtttaatttttttttacatttttatatataattacaCATCATCATACAATGCAAATACAAATAGTCATAATTCATTATGTAATAATATATGTAATTAAATGATGTGTATGGATAAATAAGCTTCATACAATGCAATACAATTAGGGTCTTGGAAGAGAAAATGTACAAGTGTATTGATAATTAGGCAGGCAGGCAGTttgcggctgcggctgcggcagtGGGCGGTTCGAGGCAGAAGGAGGCAGGGGTTGTAGGTGATTGGGCTGGTGGGGATATTATATTTTAGAAGAGAAAGTATATTAATAATTAgggttttttaaaatattttattgaatttgatcGCCTCCCACCCATGCTCATCTTTTACTGCCTTTGACGAACGCCACCCGCCTAGGCGACCGCCTCGGTCACCATTTAGAACACATAAAATCCATCTCAAATATAAAGAAAGATGCTTCCAAAACAGTCATTGTGACAAGGAAAGTCATGAGTGACGTGCACAAATGGATAAACCTGAGCCTCGTCTTTGTGTCAACTTATTAAATTTGAAGCCTCTTCTTCAGGCCATGGTGggcttttcttttttttttgtgggTGCCATTAATAATACAATACTGCTGTACAGAAGTTGGAAGCAAAACAGCAAACAGGTAAATATAGTAAATATAATACCTAGAAGGCCCAACAGATCCATAAAGATGCTTCACAGTGTAATCATCCACTGCACTACCAAAGTCAATAATGCGCCTGAAAAATTGATAGAAAAAGACATGAAATGTTGTCAAACAACCATGAAGATTTCAAGCCCAAATATCAATGCTAAACAAACAAGTTCTATTTGAAGATTTATCAACAGGGCAAAAAACATCAGATATTTATAAAAGTTATGGCATACCGACAAAATGAAGAATAAATTAAGATTGGATAGCATGAAGTTAAAATTCGTTATTTCTGATAAACTAGAAAAAGGAGGAAAAACCACAACGTCAGCATATAATCAACAGTACATTTTTGTTGTGTAGCTCTTATCTCTATTGGGGCTTCCTTGCAAACAACTTCCAGAGTCCTGATCCTCAAAGCAAATGACCATGTTTTCTTGCAAGGTAAATCAAATGACATCATTCATTAGCATCATACCATAAAAACTACCAATAGTTAATGCATAACGATAAGTGTATACCTTACCAGGTTTAATATCCCGATGAGTGATATTCCGATCATGGCAGGACTTCAGTGCCAACAACTGAAAACAAAAGGAAGCATGTAAAGAGGCTTGATGAATAGACATAAAAAAAGGTAAATTCATATATCTGTTTAAGTTGTATTTCCTCCCGAAAGTACAATTTTATAAAAGTTATATTTTGGTGTACATGCCAACAACTGCAAAGACTTCACTTATGATCTAGTCTCTCCCAAGAATTTTGCACTAACTTAAAAAATGGCAACTTCAAGATACCACTATAAAATTCCTTTCTCTTCCCGAGGGTGGCTTGTATCGCATAACACATTTACAATTGAAAAACATGCCAAATTCAGTACTATCAAAAAATGTTCACATCCCCGTAACTATAATGTGATTAAATTTACGTTAAGCACGTTCAATTAGCATACCAACTGCCAAATTATATTGCGAAATTCCTCTTTGCCTTCTTCCGTTGTCTTCATCCAATGCCACCACTTTGATGGCTGTAATACCTGAACACGCTTCCCCTCCTCACTTCTTTCTTTGCCTGCATTGTTTACCACTTCTTCAGCGGTGTAAATGAGTTTTGACAATGACACACCTTCATGACGAAATACAAGCCATATTTCATTAGAACGTGACTCAaaagactcaacatatcttGCAATATGATTCAATCCTTCTTCATAGACCACTCCATgtggtctcttttcctcgagaGGGATACCCTCGAGATTTAAAGAATCCTCCATTTCTAGTATAACTGATTTTGTCCAGACAAAATCTGATACTTCTGTAGCTAGTGAACCTCGAATACAGTGAGAGGCATTTAAGAAAACTTCGCCAAAGTATTTCTCTCGTAGTCCACTCAAGTAAGCGGAAATTCCCCTTTCCACCTGTTGGCGGAAATTACATAATGTCATAAATCAAGAATTCAAGAACCACGTAACCAAGAAAATTTTCATCTTACAAAATCATAATGAATATCTGCATTTTTGcttaatacatatacataacagaGATGTCAACAATCACTACACCAATTCATGAATCAAAATCTAATATCAATGAAAATAACGTGATGTCTCTTCAGTTGCATACTGTTTACCTTCCCAGAACGAGTAAAACTGAGTCCAAAACCAATAAAAAAGAACTCTTGCATCAAATTTTCAGACATTACTATAGCTCTTCATAAAAAGATTTTTAGGATATTAAAATTATCCAGCAATTTCTCAGCAATGACAACATTATTCATACTATGACAGCATGCAGGAGAAGCGgaattctttacaaagagatagTAAAATTGTAATGATGTGATAAAACCCCATCTGCAAATAAGGGTGATATTATGAAATTTTACCATTATCCTCTTCAAAATGAACATATTTTCATCAGAATGCGTGGAGTTGCAATCCTCAACAAGTGAATTTCTATGTAGCTTTGCATTGCATGCCCCTAAAGTATCTTTGctggaaaaattatttttatctcCATGGCTCCATTTTCCATCTTTCCCAACATGAGATATATTCAAATTGAAGGCAAGCCAAACTTCTCCATATGCTCCACGGTCAAACTTCTTCTTTAATATGTAtctaaagaaaaaatatattatattcaaatatcaaCAATCAACATGAgtccattttaaaaaaaaagaaacaatcAGCATGAGGTTGCATCAGCGAGAAAGGCCACTGATGTTAGAGAGCCAATGCAATACAACTTTCTTGACAGCTTTGAGTCCCGGTTATTTGAGGCAACTAAAAGTGAAAAATCTTTTATCCTCCACTCAGGCATATATGCAAGATCAACAGCAGCAACTAAAAGTGAAAAATCTTTTATCCTCCACTTATGGCATATATGCAACAGGACAAAatgtaagaaataaatataCCGAGAATCTGATGCCGCGTTCTCGTTTTGACCAGTATAATGAAAAGGAATAGATTCTAGCAAACCAAGAAATCTGGAAAAACTATCAGAATTCACACATTGATCtttattttcatcaataaacattcCAAAGTGGGCGCAAATATGGTGATCATTGTACAAATCTAAAGGTCCACCTGCACCAGTAATAATAGAAGGCATTAAATCATCAATGACATCGAATCGAACAATATTATGTAATGAAAGATTTTAACAAGCCCATATACAATGTTTGAGGGCATGGGGCTGGAGTTTTCATAAAGAATGACTATACAACGTACTCCAGTTAAAATTATCTCCACCAGGTAAAGCATGTGCCAAGTCATAAATAGATTCTTGGTCATCTTTATGAAGCCAAAATGTGTAATCATCATTTACGTCAAGGTTTTCAGACAGATAAAAGGATCCAAAGTTGTGTTTTCCTTCTACCTGCAGCAAGAGTAATTATTCAACAACCATTCTTCATTTGAGTAAAACACTGATCTGTCACTTCGCAAATATAGAGAATCCAGAATACATAGATTAAATCTCTCATTTGTCATTAAAAACATTCATCTCTAAACATTATTGTTCAAACTCTACATGAAACTTCCAACCAGCTAAATTGCATACCTTAAACCAATAAGAATGGCAAAAACTTGCTAGATACCCTTGGCTAAGAAACATCGAACAGAAATCTCACAATAAAGGAATTCATACAAATgcaaaaattgaaagaaaaaaaaatttgtcttTCTACGCAATTCATTATTTGGAGATATAAATAGAAGAGTCAGAAACTAATAGACCAAAATTAGCCTGACTTTAAGTTATCATGCATGTGTTGAGGAAACTAAAGCTTTAATCTCAAACATATCATAAAGGAAACCAGAGATAAATGTAGCTGAATCAACCAATTTGGAACTAAAGATTGCATGGTGATGATGATTCCGACACCAGTAAAGTTGGAGCTATGAGCATAACACAGGGCTTGGTGAATTCTAACCCACAGTAGCTATAATAAGGCTCCATGTGGTAGCTGAAGTTTACTTGCATAACTAGGACGTTGCACTCACACAGTAACATGAAAGCCTCGGATGAATTGTGTACATTCATAAAGCAATGTGCCTTTTCAACTTGAGATGATATATATGCTGGAATACAAATAGGAAGCAGACCAAAATAGAAAGCGAGGATCAATTGAATACTTTAAGTTAAATTACTAGCTATATGATGCTTACCAATAATCTATCAAACTTGGTACTAACTGGATGATGTTGCGGCTTTATGAGTATTGAAGTGTTATCATTGGCTAACAAAATGAGTAAAGCATAGATTAGTACATCTGAAAGACTGAAACAAAGATCAAAGAACACCAGTTGAGATTCAAAAACGTAATGTGCAGAAGAACGTAAATAAACATAAGTTTTTACGCATTAGAGCATCAAAATCAGTAAAAGTACTTATTTTCAGAAATACATATCTTGTCTATCGTTAATCTATAGGAGGTTTAACTCATATGATTGAAAATAGTTGATTTTACCATAATTATCTCTGGGTAGAACACAATTCTTAAAGtgctaaataataaaatcaccTGAAATTTTGTCAAGCTGTCTTTGATATCCTATAGTCGAGTAATCAGATTTCACTGATTTATGACACCAATTCCCCCGCAAAGTTTCTAAAGTATCAAATGTTCTGACAGGAAGGGTTGTAGCTGCTAAATTATCCATACTTCCTCTCTCAAATGCGGTATTGACAATACAATCAGCTAATGAATTAGAACATGAAGAAACAGGTTCTGGAGGCACCGTGACCTGAGAAAGTGGTTCCCATAATAGATCACAAATATCTTGGGGGCTAAGCTTTTCAAAAACACCATCAGAAGCAGCAACCACATAGCTGTCATTCGCAGTCAAAGGTTGCCAATCTGTCACCTCAGGAACGGAAATTACACCATAACTGTCCACAAGCTAATGGTTAAATAAAAGGCCAAATATTTTCCAACTCTTTTGTTTTAGATATACAAGATGGattcttaaaaaattattagaagaacaAATTATGTAAATCAACTAACCTTTTAAAGCCTATGTCTCCGATTGCTCTGGATACAGCCAACTGGCCATTCACACGAGCTACACCAGCCCACGTCGAAATATGACCGCCAGCAGATTCCACTCGGGATCTTTCATCATCTCTGTCAGGGTGGTGATCATTTGTCAGTTCTTTAGCGATATAAAACATCCATCCATTAGAAGCTTTTGATTTTAAGCGATGGTAATCCTTTAATGATGGAGAAGCATCAGTACCTCTTCTTTGCCTGACTATCCTGAATACAGTTGCTGCAATTTGTACAaacatttaatttgaaaattttaaattctctaAACTTGTAATTCTCCTTGTAAAAAAACTAAAGAAAAATCCTTTCAGTGATGTTGAccattaatttatataaaaaacgGATGACATTATTGTCTGAAaatgaaattatattttctacTAGGCCCAAATTTTAAAAGACATGAGAGTTAGGATCTTGCTGTTGTTTTGGAACAATATTCATTAAATAACTGATTTTTTCAATTGAGGAGGCCGAAGAGGGTATGACCTTTAGCCTCAAAAGGAGACTGGTATACTTCAGAGCACAAAAATGACTTTGAGTCTCCGACATTGGCTACTAGAATTTGAGTATCTGCTAGAAGTACCACAGTAGCTGTAGTGCCAGAATTCAGGTTGTGCCTACGTGCatcctttaaaaataaagtGGACAAGATAAGGAATAATGAGAATCTagttatttaagaaaatttattatatacaCATAATAATTACTCACCTCGGAAAATGTTGCATCTATATCATGAATTGCCCTCAGCAATGCTTCCTTCAATATTTCAAGGGGGAAAGATCCATCTAATATAGCAGATATTGTCACCTGGAAcctatatataaattttaatttacatCACAAATCAACAGGCAaggaagaaaacaaaaaaaaaaacttctaaCTGCAATCAATCATTAAGGATAGAGAATGTGCAATCAAAACAAAGCAAATAATATGTCCACAGCTTAAAATCCACTGAagccataaaatattattcatgaaTGGTACccagcacacacacacacacacacacacatatgtatgtatatgtatgtatatctacgtacacatacatacatatatatgtatgtatgtacacaTTTATAAGAAAAAAACCACCAGCAACAGAAACTCTTTGCCACAAGTGGATGTAGGAAGAAGAGACAAAAACGATATACTTGAGCAATTGAAAAAAGGAAAAACATTTCAAGACCCTTGAATAtggtttatatataataatgttAAAAGTTAAAATAGATTCATACTTTTCAGATTACTTTACCAACCGTCCTAGGATACTCGACCTAGTCAACAAAAAATTTCTCCATCTACCTCATATACGTATTAGACatacaataatttttttcagtAGACGACTTATAAGTTATAAAACTGATTTCTCAAAAGCATTCGAAAAACAAAGACCTTCCAAGATCCAATATCTGCCTGTTGGTTTCATCATTCCACTCAATCTTGCGGAAAGCGGGAACATTTTCTCCCTTACCCGGCAGCAGCCAGACAAAATTTCGTGATAAAATCGAATAAGTGGTATCGAGAAGAAAATAAGTATGCAACATGAAATACTCCAAGAGCAAGTCCGAGGCCATCTGACTCGCTTCTGAACCGTTATGCCCATCGAAAACGGCCATCATTCTAACATTGATTTCTCTAACCCCCTTAGGACCTGCGGCAACAAGAAGAAAATCACCAAGAAATGCCTACATAATACTGCAGCAAAAGAAGAAAGTTATATATCTTCCAGTCATCAGCAATACTCAACCGGGGAAAGGAATGCGAAGTTCGAATGAGCACAGAGTTCGATCCTCCATGGTCTTGCGGCGGCCTCTAAGCATCGCGGACTGGCACGTGGCGCCGGACGCTTGTGTCTCGGCGCCGGACTTGAAAGTAGATGGCTTCCAACGAGGGCATTTTGGGGATTGAAACACCGCTGGCGCGCCTCCTTCTCTGTACACCGTCAGGCACGTCGGAGATTCTCCGGCAATGCCGAACACAAACCCTAAAATCAGGATGAACAATAACGAGGATTCGCCTGGTCTCATTATCCTAATCTAAAATCAAACCGTTGAACATAATCGCTCGCTTCGATGAAACATAATAACGAGGATTTGCTAGTTCTCAATAgattatgaaaataaaatatttttttgttatggttatattattttaattaatattaatatttgctATTTGTGGATCTTATTctccatttatttttttattttatattaaataaatacatgtctaatattatttaaactttaaatgataatattatttttaaaaacagcAGACATCCTTTGGAAAttgtattttcaaaatttatgtcGACATTTGAAGCTAGCAAGGTTGATGCAATTACATCTACAATCCTAATTTACAAAGGAATCTGGACTTGATAATACCAATACATGGAAATAAATTACAAAACCTAGACATaaataattatgttattttaaacAAAGTCAATAAATCTATggggaaaataaaaaaaaatacattaataataattaaggtATCATCATCCTAGCAAATTCTTCATAACTAACAAGGCCATCTCCATCAAGATCAGCCTCTCTGATCATCTGTTCTGCTTCTTCATCTGTAAGTCTTTCTCCCAAATTTATCATCACGTTTCTCAACTGctcatatatttaaaaaattatgaagAAAAGGTCAAAACGAATTTAATTAAACAgtgtaataatataattaattagtgaagaaattaaaattatatgttCACCTCAAGGGCAGATATGAATCCATCTTGATCTCTATCAAATACTTTGAAAGCTTCTTCTAGCTCATCCGCCACACTTTCCTGTCCATTTATTATTTATACAAACACTGTCAGctaattttcataaacttttgtcGATTCCAAGTTTACATCAGTATAATATTGCAGTTCAATTCATTATTGGGATAATGTTGTTTTCAAGATTGTTTAAATTACATATTTCAAGACGAACAAAAAACCCTCCGGTGCTTAAGGtataatatatatgaaaaaaatatatcaatcaaGGCCCGTGATTTGAAATTAGAAGCAAAGATTTTGTATATATCTACATTATGAGTTTGATAATCACCTTCATTTTTCTTGCCATAATGCTCAAGAACTTGTCGAAACCCACAGCCGTGCCGTCTCCATCTGCAGCAACCTCGTTCATCATTTCTTGAATCTCTTCATGCGTTGGATGTTCATTCAAATGTTGAATCGCTGATGCCAATTCTCCCACAGTAATCAgccctttttttaaaaaaaagcaaccaattaaaccaaaatttgaatataaatattaataaaagtaACCTAAATACATTTTCAAGAATTAAACTGACCATCAGAATCTTTGTCGATGAGGCAGAAGGCTTCCCAGAACTCAGAAATCTCCACTTGTGTCAATGAATCaaccatttttttaaaagaactctcAAGTCTGgtatgatataaaaaaaaaaaaaaacagaggaAAGTTCTGAATTTACGGAAACGTTCGAGTTTTAATAATATGGTACAGATTTCCCTACTATATAAGAGAGCTCGGCGATTTGCTTGAGTGAAATAGGAGTAAAGTCAAACACCATAGGGtggaaaatttattttcaatgttAAAGACTGGAATTATAAAGTTCCTTATATTTTTTTAGTCTAATATTCAATGGGTAGACTTGAATGGGATGAATGACACCAAGAAATTAagatttcatttcattttaatatattatatcataTCAATCCTATATATAATTAAGGAAGTCAAATAATAAAGACAAAATAGTGTTTTTGTGTAATTTTCAGAATCCCAgaatacttttttttttctttttcaattttctttcctttttgataaataaaaacCTTAATTATCGAGATACTCCAAAGAATCATGTCTAGCGTGGCAAAGAAACAAATAACATTTGTGTTGCACATCCATAAtttttgatttatttatgcatatacgcaactaaaaatttaaaaattattatttaatatattaatttgagTAATATGTATCGATTAGGCTATTTGATTCATGCAGCGAAAaatgtttataataaataataaaattatttaaaaatccaaactTCACCAATTATGTACTTTAAGCACATTTCCTCGTTATGACCATTTCTTCCGTTATTTTGGAAGAAGCCATTTATGTTCTGACGAATCTAGATTTTGTACAAGACCGGGTCATCTTATggcaaatatttaaaaatcatgtcttgacttcAATTAGTCAACTCGGGATTTGAATCAACGTGTAGAAAGAAACAATCTGAAGTTCAAACTGGCTAGCGGGTTCTTTTGGGCTAAAAAATCAAACCTTAACATTCCAAATCCGATTCAAAACACTGGTTCGTCAGCTCGAGCGAGCTTTTAGCTAGATATATCGTGATATTTGTGAGCATCAACCAGCCCAAGATTCTATATCAGTTTCAATAAAAGGTCGAGCTCAAGTGTAGAAACTGAAAACCATTCCAACAAAGAAAGACAGCCATGAAAACTCTGCAAAACGATGGCAAATAGAAGCTTCAGATGAACTTTTTAAACGTCTTTTTGTGCAGTATTCTTTTTGTGCAGAATACTCCACAGGTACGAGACAACGATATACCATGTTTGAAAAAAAACTAAGTTTACCAAGCTCAATTCTTGACTGCAAAAACACGAAGAAAATGTATAAACTTATCTGCAAGTTGAGAATTGAAACAAACTAGTTTATTGGGGTTTGCCAATCATCTTCAAGAAAGGTCCACAGGATGGATTGAGGAAGGGTAAGCTGCACCAACATGTTTCCTTAACACATCCTATATAGGTTGATCTTTCGGGACAATTTGATCTTTGATCCACATGTAAATCGGAACCAACACGTAGTAAGTTGCTGCCATGGCTCCAAGAATGAAGCGCATAATAAATACAAATGGATTCACTGGTTTTGACACGTCCTCTGCTTTAGGACCAAGCTGCAGATAAACACACAAAGCAAAAGGAGAAGTGATTCAAGATTCAACACTAGAAAATCATTGTAATCTCTTTAAAAAATAACAAGGAA from the Primulina tabacum isolate GXHZ01 chromosome 16, ASM2559414v2, whole genome shotgun sequence genome contains:
- the LOC142530177 gene encoding uncharacterized protein LOC142530177 isoform X3, whose amino-acid sequence is MQHFPRDDERSRVESAGGHISTWAGVARVNGQLAVSRAIGDIGFKSYGVISVPEVTDWQPLTANDSYVVAASDGVFEKLSPQDICDLLWEPLSQVTVPPEPVSSCSNSLADCIVNTAFERGSMDNLAATTLPVRTFDTLETLRGNWCHKSVKSDYSTIGYQRQLDKISANDNTSILIKPQHHPVSTKFDRLLVEGKHNFGSFYLSENLDVNDDYTFWLHKDDQESIYDLAHALPGGDNFNWSGPLDLYNDHHICAHFGMFIDENKDQCVNSDSFSRFLGLLESIPFHYTGQNENAASDSRYILKKKFDRGAYGEVWLAFNLNISHVGKDGKWSHGDKNNFSSKDTLGACNAKLHRNSLVEDCNSTHSDENMFILKRIMVERGISAYLSGLREKYFGEVFLNASHCIRGSLATEVSDFVWTKSVILEMEDSLNLEGIPLEEKRPHGVVYEEGLNHIARYVESFESRSNEIWLVFRHEGVSLSKLIYTAEEVVNNAGKERSEEGKRVQVLQPSKWWHWMKTTEEGKEEFRNIIWQLLLALKSCHDRNITHRDIKPENMVICFEDQDSGSCLQGSPNRDKSYTTKMRIIDFGSAVDDYTVKHLYGSVGPSSAEQTVDYAPPEAFLNVSWYKWPSSITVKYDMWSVGIVMLELILGSPNVFQINSITRVLLDQHLKGWNDNLKELAYKLRALMELCILIPGTSSILRQDFYTNDRGYNSPVPWKCSEEFFSDTIKGRDPLKIGFPNVLALRLFRDLLRWDPEDRLNVDDALRHPYFSQASGK
- the LOC142530177 gene encoding uncharacterized protein LOC142530177 isoform X1, producing the protein MRPGESSLLFILILGFVFGIAGESPTCLTVYREGGAPAVFQSPKCPRWKPSTFKSGAETQASGATCQSAMLRGRRKTMEDRTLCSFELRIPFPGPKGVREINVRMMAVFDGHNGSEASQMASDLLLEYFMLHTYFLLDTTYSILSRNFVWLLPGKGENVPAFRKIEWNDETNRQILDLGRFQVTISAILDGSFPLEILKEALLRAIHDIDATFSEDARRHNLNSGTTATVVLLADTQILVANVGDSKSFLCSEVYQSPFEAKATVFRIVRQRRGTDASPSLKDYHRLKSKASNGWMFYIAKELTNDHHPDRDDERSRVESAGGHISTWAGVARVNGQLAVSRAIGDIGFKSYGVISVPEVTDWQPLTANDSYVVAASDGVFEKLSPQDICDLLWEPLSQVTVPPEPVSSCSNSLADCIVNTAFERGSMDNLAATTLPVRTFDTLETLRGNWCHKSVKSDYSTIGYQRQLDKISANDNTSILIKPQHHPVSTKFDRLLVEGKHNFGSFYLSENLDVNDDYTFWLHKDDQESIYDLAHALPGGDNFNWSGPLDLYNDHHICAHFGMFIDENKDQCVNSDSFSRFLGLLESIPFHYTGQNENAASDSRYILKKKFDRGAYGEVWLAFNLNISHVGKDGKWSHGDKNNFSSKDTLGACNAKLHRNSLVEDCNSTHSDENMFILKRIMVERGISAYLSGLREKYFGEVFLNASHCIRGSLATEVSDFVWTKSVILEMEDSLNLEGIPLEEKRPHGVVYEEGLNHIARYVESFESRSNEIWLVFRHEGVSLSKLIYTAEEVVNNAGKERSEEGKRVQVLQPSKWWHWMKTTEEGKEEFRNIIWQLLLALKSCHDRNITHRDIKPENMVICFEDQDSGSCLQGSPNRDKSYTTKMRIIDFGSAVDDYTVKHLYGSVGPSSAEQTVDYAPPEAFLNVSWYKWPSSITVKYDMWSVGIVMLELILGSPNVFQINSITRVLLDQHLKGWNDNLKELAYKLRALMELCILIPGTSSILRQDFYTNDRGYNSPVPWKCSEEFFSDTIKGRDPLKIGFPNVLALRLFRDLLRWDPEDRLNVDDALRHPYFSQASGK
- the LOC142530177 gene encoding uncharacterized protein LOC142530177 isoform X2, whose protein sequence is MQHFPSNCIQDSQAKKRDDERSRVESAGGHISTWAGVARVNGQLAVSRAIGDIGFKSYGVISVPEVTDWQPLTANDSYVVAASDGVFEKLSPQDICDLLWEPLSQVTVPPEPVSSCSNSLADCIVNTAFERGSMDNLAATTLPVRTFDTLETLRGNWCHKSVKSDYSTIGYQRQLDKISANDNTSILIKPQHHPVSTKFDRLLVEGKHNFGSFYLSENLDVNDDYTFWLHKDDQESIYDLAHALPGGDNFNWSGPLDLYNDHHICAHFGMFIDENKDQCVNSDSFSRFLGLLESIPFHYTGQNENAASDSRYILKKKFDRGAYGEVWLAFNLNISHVGKDGKWSHGDKNNFSSKDTLGACNAKLHRNSLVEDCNSTHSDENMFILKRIMVERGISAYLSGLREKYFGEVFLNASHCIRGSLATEVSDFVWTKSVILEMEDSLNLEGIPLEEKRPHGVVYEEGLNHIARYVESFESRSNEIWLVFRHEGVSLSKLIYTAEEVVNNAGKERSEEGKRVQVLQPSKWWHWMKTTEEGKEEFRNIIWQLLLALKSCHDRNITHRDIKPENMVICFEDQDSGSCLQGSPNRDKSYTTKMRIIDFGSAVDDYTVKHLYGSVGPSSAEQTVDYAPPEAFLNVSWYKWPSSITVKYDMWSVGIVMLELILGSPNVFQINSITRVLLDQHLKGWNDNLKELAYKLRALMELCILIPGTSSILRQDFYTNDRGYNSPVPWKCSEEFFSDTIKGRDPLKIGFPNVLALRLFRDLLRWDPEDRLNVDDALRHPYFSQASGK